The Sulfurimonas aquatica genomic sequence GCTTCTCTCTTGCCAAACGCAATGAGCTCAAGGGTGACGACTTTTATGATGTAAAGACCATAGGCAACTTAACTGTAGCCATAGTCTGTGATGGAGTTGGAAGTGCCTCAGAGGGTGCCGAGGCAGCTAAAAGAGTAACGACTTATCTTATGAACAACTTCAAGATTCGCCCAAAATCTTGGAGTATTGAAAAATCTATCATCTCATTTACAAAATCCATCAACTCCATACTCTATCAAGAGTCTCAAGTCAATTATGACAGATCAGAGCTTGTAACAACTCTCACTATAGTTGTTATAGAGGGAAACCAGCTGTATGGCGCGAATGTAGGAGACAGTCGCGTTTACCTCTTTCGTAACAATAGTTTAAATCAACTCTCCGATGATCATTCCATGGATGAAGCGGGATATGAAAACGTCCTAACGCAAGCCATAGGAATAAGCGATGACGTAACGCCATACTATTTCGAGAATATCCTAATGCAAGATGATAAAATACTCCTCTGTAGTGATGGACTCTATAATATAATGAGTGAAAACAGACTTGAAAAAGGAATAAATCTAGGGGCACATGCCTTAGTGAAAAAAGCATCAAAACTAATGGAAGACAATCTTCCAGATGATACAACCGCAGTAGTTCTAGATATACTCAAAGCGGATGAACTTGAAATCCTAAAAAAGCAGCATCTTATCATTCCAGAGAAGTTAAGAAAGGGAGAAGTAGTTGATGGCTACACTCTTGAAAAATCTCTCATTCAAAATGATAGAACATGGTTATGTTCAAAAAAAACAAAAAAATACGTTCTTAAGTTTGCCCCAAAAGAGTCCATAGACAATGAGTCTATTCTTGACTTGTTTGTTAAAGAAGCTTGGAATGCAAAACGACTTAAAGCAGACTTCTTTCCCAAGGCCGTCATTCCAAAAAATAGAACCATGCGCTACTATGTAATGCAACTCTTTGAGGGTGAAGATCTTAGTGATTATCTTGATTCTAAAAACTTAAGTATTGATGATTCAGTTGAGTTAGCCTCTACTCTACTAAAGATGTCTCAGTATCTTCTAAAATTTGACCTTGTTCATGGTGACATAAAGCCTCATAACATTATGGTTTGGAAAAACTCTGAAGAAGAGATAGCATTTAAAATCATAGACTTTGGAAGCATTACAGAGATATTTTCAACGCAAACAAAAGCGGGAACTCCAAGTTTTTTGGCGCCTGAGAGATTTCAAAACGAAGCGATTAGTGAAACAACCGAACTTTTCGCCATTGGGGTGACTCTGTACTTTGCTTTAACTGGAAAATATCCTTATGGAGAGATAGAGCCTTTTCAGAACCCAAGCTTTAAAGAACCAAAACCAGTAAGTTTTTACAATAAAAACATACCCAGCTGGCTCGACAGTGTCATTCTTCGCTCAATTGCCATAGATAAAGAGCAAAGATACGCTCATTTTACTGAAATGAGTTATGAACTTAACAATCCAACCAAAGTCAAACCCTACTTTACAAAAAACGCGCCACTTATAGAGAAGTCTCCATTACTCTTTTATAAGAGTGCTTTCACTATAATGACGTTTGTAAATTTTATACTAATATACTTGCTACTAAAATAGAATAATATACAAAAGATTTAACATAAAGTGAGTCCATGAACTGGCTAGATTTTTTCCAAGAAAAACAACCTTGTCCCTTTAAATTTGGTAGGGATATAAACGCTAACATAGCAAAAGATGAAGAAGAACTTTATAACAAAGCCTATGAAGCTTTTGATGCAAAAGAGATACTCGATGCATATGAGTACTTTTTACGCTCTCTTATTAACTACAGCGATACTATCTCCAATGAAAATATCATACTTGATAAAAATGAAACCGAGCTAAAGTTTGAGATGATCCAAGGAAGTGCAAAAATCAATGGGCTTGTTACAAAAGAGCATCTCTATGCCGAAGTAAGTATTGTAAAGAGTAAAGACGCATCAGTCGCACTTAAACGCTACATACTTGAACGCAACTATCAACTTACCTATGTGAACTACTTTAGTGATGGCCAATACATTAAGTTAAAACTCTATCTAGACAACATTACGCTAAGTCCTCAAAAAGTTTTTTTTCCACTTCGAGAGCTGGCGTTAAACGCCGACTTTGACAAAGAGTATATTTTAAGTGAGTTTACCGATGTAATTCTCGAAGACTCTGCACATATTCAAAACCTTAAAGAAGATGAAATCCAAGTAAAATACAAACATTTGAAAAAGTGGATAGAAGAGCTCAATGCAAAAGTTTTGACGCTACCTTCAAATGATAATGCGGGAATGCAGTCATTTTTATATCTTAATATCCTTTTTAAAATAGACTACTTACTCATGCCTAGACGCAAGATGTATCATAAACTATCAAAAAAGATTCAGTTATACTTTAGTGATGAGCATACCACCATGGAATCTAAAAATGATGAATTAAACAAGTATGTGCTTAAACTTCATGAAATGAGTTATGAAGATTTTGCAACTAACTTTTATAGTTCAAAACAGACTTTTAACCAAACCGAAAAATCATCCTACGAAGATGTGGTAAACTTCATAAACGAATCACTTATAAAAGTAAGATGGTATAAGAATAATCGTTACGCTCAAATAATTCCTACAATATATAAATATATCGCGTTTAACTGTCTCTATAATTACGGTCTTAATCCTGTAGTAAAACAACTTTTTCATACTTTAGTTGAAATACAAAACTCTGAGTTTTTTAGAGACCTTGGATGTGATGCACTTTATGACATAGGCAAACAGGAGTTTTCAAAAAAAGCTATTATTTCTAAGATTGAAAAAATCCACAATGAAAACAAACATAAATTTAAAGCACTAAAAATTCAAACGGATGAGTTAAACTTTAACTCTATGAATGAGTTTAGCAACAGCTTTTATATAATGCTTAAAACGCTTGACTTTGAGGAAATTTCAATATGAATACACAAAATATTCTCGAGAAATATATTGAAAACATTATGCAGATAATGACGCCTTATGGAAGTGGAACTGGATTTATCATAGATGACTTAATCATTACAAATTCACATGTTGTCGGGGGTCTTAAAGAGGTTGTTATAAGTGCGAAAAAAGTTAAACGCACAATAGCAAAAGTTATTTATGACGACCCCTATTATGACCTCGCGTTTATAAAATATGAGTTTGATAAACCAAAAAATCCCCTCATTCTTGCCACTACAAATGTTGAAGATGGAGACACAACTATAGCCATAGGACATCCATATGGCCTTAACTATACGGCAACAGAAGGTATAGTATCTCGTGCCGCACGACTTCAAGGGGATCTAGAGTACATTCAGATAGACGCCGCGATAAATCCTGGAAATAGCGGTGGGCCTCTTTTAAACATAAATGGCGAAGTTACGGGCGTAAACACTTTTATCATTCAGAACGCCAACAACCTTGGCTTTTCTCTTCCATTTTTTTATCTCCAAGATGCTCTTAGCGCGTTTAAGGCACAAGAGAATCAATCTATAATTAAATGTCCCTCGTGCAAGAACCTAATAGAAGAAGAGAGTATAGAGCATGATTATTGCGGTGAGTGTGGTGTTAAGCTTGAGACTGCTAGACTTAGAAGAAAAGGTTACAATCCCACAGGTCCAACTAAGTTATTAGAAGAGATATTAGACTCTTTAAATATAAACGTTACTCTTGCTAGGCGTTCGCAATCTTCTTGGCGAATAGATGAAGGAAGCGCTAGAATAGACATCAACTACTATGAAAATGGTATCATTATAGGAGATACTAAACTATGCGCCATTCCAAGAGAAAATATAAACAGGGTTTACGATTATCTACTCAAAGAGAATGATAAACTCTCCTATCTTCAATTTTCCATCAATGAAAACAGCATCTATCTCTCCTATCTTATTGTCGACTCTTCACTCTCATTTAAAGAGGGAAGAATTGCGATAGAAAGACTGCTAAAATACTCAAACAGATATGATGATATACTCATAAACGAATATGGCGCCATAGAGCAAAAACGCGATGAAGAAGATTAAAACCAACAATTTAAGGAAACAAATATATGTCAAAATTTTTACAATTTCAATGTGATCTAGATACTTTTATAGATGAGCTCTCTTTAAGAGTAAAACAAAATAACGCCAGAGTAGAAGAGTTACTTAAGACAGAGAAGAAGACTTATGCAAACTTTGTAAAGGCTATGCAGAGTATGGAAGAGGAGCTAGAACTTTTTTTCACGCCTCTTTCACATCTAAACTCCGTTAACAATTCTGATAAAACACAAGAGGTATATACTCAAAGTCTTCCCATCATTACAGAGTATGGAACAAAACTCTCTCAAAATATAGATATATACAAGAGCTATAAGGCAATTCTTGAGAATGAAAAAGAGACGTTAAACTATGAACAAAAAAAAGTACTAGAGTTAAATATACAGCATTTTGAACTCTCTGGTGCGCATCTAGACGATAAAACCAAAGCTAGACTCGAAGAGATAAACATCAAAAAGAGTGAACTATCAAATAACTTCTCTCAAAACCTACTTGACGCTACAAATGCCTATGAGTACATCATCACAGACGAAAAAGACGTAGAAGGAATCCCTGTGAGTGATAAGGAGAGTGCAAGGTTCGAAGATGATGGCGAAACAAAATATAAATTTACGCTTCAAATGCCCTCTTATATAGCTTACATGACCTATGGAAAAAATAGAAAAATCAGAGAAGCACTCTATAAAGCCTATGTTAGCCGCGCGCCTGAAAATGGAAAAATAATTGAAGAGATACTTTCACTCAAAGATGAAATGAGTAGACTTCTTGGTTTTAAAAACTACTCTGAGTACTCACTTGCTTCAAAAATGGCAAAAGATGAAGAGAGCGTGTTAAGCTTTTTATACAATCTTTTAAATAACGCCAAAGAGCAAGCGAAAAATGAACTCAAAGAGTTACAAGCTATCGCGCCACAAAACTTAGAAAGTTTTGATACGGCCTTTTATGCTGAGCTGCTAAAAAAAGAGCAGTATGATATAGATGAAGAAGAATACCGCCCTTACTTTGAACAAAAGAGCGTCGTAAACGGTATGTTTGAATTTTTAAACAGACTCTTTGGCATCAGTTTTAAAAAAGTGCAAGAGAAGCTTTGGCATGAAAAAGCTCTCTCTTATGACGTAGTGTTAGATGGAGAAGTAAGAGCCAGAATATATCTAGACCTTGAAGCAAGAGAGTCTAAACGCGGAGGAGCATGGATGCATAATTGGCAAGCTCACTCCATAGATGAAAAAGGAGATGAGAGTTTAGCGTCTGCGTTTGTAGTCTGTAACTTTCCACCATCCAGTGATACAAATCCATCATTACTTAGACATGACGATGTTGTAACTCTTTTTCATGAGATGGGACACACAATTCATCATGTACTTTCATCCGTAAATGAAAATGAAGTGAGTGGAGTTAATGGTGTTGAGTGGGATGCAGTAGAGTTTCCTTCACAGTTTTTGGAAAACTTTGCATATGAGCCACAAGTCTTAAAAATGTTTGCATTGCATCATGAAACAAAAGAGATACTTCCTGATGCAATGATAGAAAAACTTGTCAAAAGTAAGAACTTCCTCTCAGCTATAGGAATGCTACGCCAATTAGAATTTTCAATCTTTGATTTTAAGCTCCATGCAAAAGTTCATACTGAAGATGAAGTGCAATCTCTACTTAATGAGATAAGAAAAGAGACAGCGCTTATAACAACACCAGAGTATAACAAATTTCAAAATGGATTTGCCCATATATTTGGTGGTGGATATGCCGCAGGTTACTATAGTTATAAATGGGCGGAAGTATTAAGTGCAGATGCATTTTATAGTGTTGTAGATGAGGGAATATTTAACTCCCAGACTGCTAAAAAGTACTTAGATATAGTCCTAAATGGTGGTGGTGCAAAAAGCATGGGGATTCTATTTAAAGAGCTTATGGGAAGAGATGCAAACACCGACCAACTCTTGCGTTTAAATGGCATAAAATAGTGAGAACACTTGCTATTTTATTACTATTTATCTCATTGCTACAAGGAGAAAGTGTTTTGAAAATAGCAACGTATAACATAGAGAACCTTTTTGATTTAAGTAGAAGTGGTTATGAGTATGAAGAATATGTACCAAATACTAAGGCCCAATGGAATTTAAAAAATTATAGAATAAAGTTAAAAAACATAGCCAAAGTAATTAAAGATATAGATGCCGATATTATTGCCCTTCAAGAGATAGAGTCACTGGTAGCACTCAAAGATTTAAGACTTACTCTTAAGCAACAAGGTCTTTACTATCAGTACTATAAAATTGCGGATAATAAAAACACAACCATAAAAGTTGCGATATTAAGTAAAATTCCTTTTATATATACAAAAGAAATAAGTGTGACAAAATCATATAAATATAGAAATATTTTAGAAGCAAAATTTAAAATAAAGAACCAAGATTTATTCCTATTAGTTAATCATTGGAAGTCTAAAGCTGGACCAGAGAGTATGAGAATTATCTCGGCAAAAACAATTAAAAAAAGAGTTCAAGAGTTAGGCAAAAATAAAAACATCATACTGCTAGGGGACTTTAACTCGCACTATGAAGAGAATAAAATATTTGTTAGAAAACGTAAGCATAATGATACAGATGGGATAACAGGTATAAATGATATTTTGGCAACAAAAAAGTACAAAGATAGAGTAGAGAATATATCTCTAAAAAATTATGCTTTTTATAATCTGTGGTATGACACAGAAGTTAAGGATCGATTCTCATATATATTTAGAGGTAAAAAAGAGACACTAGATAATATACTTATATCCCAAGAACTTATAAATTCAAGTGGCATCCAGTACATAAGTCACAGTATTGAATCATATAAAGCCCCATATCTCTTTAAAGGTAAAAATATATATAGATGGCAGGTAAGAAGAAAAAGACCCCATATACACAAAGGAAAAGGCTATTCTGACCATTTAGCCGTTATAGCAAAGTTTGCTGTGAACTAAGACACCAATCTATTTCTGTAATTCCGTGAGATTGTAAATATTTATTTGTTTGAGAAAAAGGCTTTGAACCGAAAAAACCTCTATAGGCAGATAATGGTGATGGGTGGGGAGACTTAAGCACTAAATGCTTTGTAGTGTCAATAAGCAGCTCTTTTTTTTGAGATGGTCCACCCCATAAAATAAATACAATATTTTCAAATTTATCTGACAATCTTTCAATAACTGTGTCTGTAAATATCTCCCAACCAATTCCTCTATGTGAATTAGCTTCTCCAGCAACAACGCTAAGTACGCTGTTTATCAGTAATACTCCCTCATTGGACCATTTTGTCAAGTCTCCATCATTAGGTACTGAACATCCAATATCATCAATAAGTTCTTTATAAATATTTTTAAGAGAAGGAGGAATTTTAGATTTAGAAGAGACAGAAAAAGCCAAACCGTTAGCTTGATTTATTCCATGATATGGATCTTGTCCTATAATTACAACTTTTACTTTTAAAGGAGAGAGTAAATTAAAAGCTCTAAATATATTTTCATACTTAGGATAAATGGTTTTATCTTTATACTCTTTATCAATAAAAGAGCACATATCAACAAAGTAATCTTTTTTTAACTCATTATCAAGAAAAGAAATCCAATCATTATTTAAAAACATTATAATCCATTTATTTTTTTAAATTATATACTAAAATAATGATTATAAAATAAAAGACCATAATAAAATAGATTAGAAAAAAGATAGCAAGCGAATATGTAAAAGTAATTTAATAAAAAAGGTTAAAGCCAATAAATAAAGTAATGATTAGAAGTAAAAAAGAAGAAATAACGATTAACTAGGCAGCGACCTACGTTTCCAATCCTGAAAGGATAAGTATTATCAGCGATGAGGGGCTTAGCTTCTGGGTTCGGAATGGAGCCAGGCGTTTCCCCCTCTCTATAGCCACCTAGACAATCAAAGCTAAAGACATCATCTGCACTCCACTTACGCTTTAGCGACGGGAGTATCGGCATTTAGTGCCAGATGTTCTTAACTTTGACTGTAAAAGTCAGTTAAAAGGGTAAATTGTAATTGTTAAAGTCAACAGAGCTAAATGCTCTAACTAAATAACTAATTCAGATATTCTATATTTAAGTATCACATAAAAAAATTTAGTTTTTTTATTGCGTTCGCCCGTTAGGCGTCATACACTAAATAAGGTAGTGAACGAATTGTGTTCATTTAAGAACTTAATAAAAAAGACGAACGTACTATTAGTACTGGTCAGCTAAACATCTTGCGATGCGTACACACCCAGCCTATCAAGCTTGTAGTCTTCAAGCGTACTTCAGGGATTGTTCATCTTGGAGTTGGCTTCCCGCTTAGATGCTTTCAGCGGTTATCTCATCCGTGCGTAGCTACCCAGCGATGCTCTTGGCAGAACAACTGGTGCACCAGTGGCACGTTCAACCCGGTCCTCTCGTACTAGGGTCAACTCTCCTCAACAATCCTACGCCCACGGAAGATAGGGACCGAACTGTCTCACGACGTTCTGAACCCAGCTCGCGTACCGCTTTAAATGGCGAACAGCCATACCCTTGGGACCTGCTCCAGCCCCAGGATGCGATGAGCCGACATCGAGGTGCCAAACCTCCCCGTCGATGTGAGCTCTTGGGGGAGATCAGCCTGTTATCCCCGGCGTACCTTTTATCCTTTGAGCGATGGCCCTTCCACACAGAACCACCGGATCACTATGACCGTCTTTCGACTCTGCTCGACTTGTATGTCTCACAGTCAGTCCGGCTTATGCCATTATACTCTACGGTGGATTTCCAACCCACCTGAGCCGAACTTTGTAAGCCTCCGTTACTTTTTAGGAGGCGACCGCCCCAGTCAAACTACCCACCAGACATTGTCCTCGCACAAGATAATTGTACGGAGTTAGCTATCAGAATATTCAAGGGTGGTATCTCAAGGATGCCTCATCATAAACTGGCGTCTATGAATCAAAGGCTCCCACCTATCCTGCACATGAATATCCCAATAGCAGTGTCAAGCTATAGTAAAGGTGCACGGGGTCTTTCCGTCTTTCCGCGGGTAGGAGGAATTTTCACCTCCACTACAATTTCACTGGATCCATTGTTGAGACAGCTCCCATCTCGTTACGCCATTCATGCAGGTCGGTATTTAACCGACAAGGAATTTCGCTACCTTAGGACCGTTATAGTTACGGCCGCCGTTTACTCGGGCTTCAATTCACCGCTTCGCAAAGCTAACGGATCCTTTTAACCTTCGAGCACCGGGCAGGCGTCACACCCTATACATCCTCTTACGAGTTAGCAGAGTGCTGTGTTTTTGGTAAACAGTCGGGAGGGACACTTTGCTGCCACCCATCAATGCTTTTGAGAGTAAATCTCATAACAAATAGGGCACACCTTATACCGAAGATACGGTGCTAGTTTGCAGAGTTCCTTAACAATGGTTCATCCACGCGCCTTAGAATACTCATCTCACCCACCTGTGTTGGTTTACGGTACGGGCAACATTATATCTCGTTTAGAGGCTTTTCTCGGCACGACAGTATCGACGATTCAAACCGCTCTCCGAAGAGATTGGTCTGCCTGTAAGATCTCGGTCTCATGTGAAGCGGATTTGCCTACTTCACGACCTACGTCCTTCGAGCCACTATTCCATCAGTGACCTCGTCTAACTCTATGCGTCCCCCCATCACTCAAACGATATAATGTCGGTATCGGAATATTAACCGATTTGCCATCGTCTACCCCTTTCGGACTCGACTTAGGTCCCGACTAACCCTACGATGACGAGCATCGCGTAGGAAACCTTGGGTTTACGGCGAAGAAGATTCTCACTTCTTTTCTCGCTACTCATGCCTGCATGCTCACTTCCATCCGCTCCAGTACTCCTTGCCGGTATACCTTCAGCGCTGAATGGAACGCTCTCCTACCACTTGGTATAAATACCAAATCTAAAGCTTCGGTGCTTGTCTTAGCCCCGTTATATTTTCGGCGCAGAATCGCTAGACCAGTGAGCTGTTACGCTTTCTTTAAAGGATGGCTGCTTCTAAGCCAACCTCCTGGTTGTCACAGCAACTCCACATCCTTTTCCACTTAGACAAGACTTTGGGACCTTAGCTGTTAGTCTGGGTTGTTCCCCTCTCGACATAGGATTTTATCACCCTACGCCTGACTCCCGAGGTTACACATGAAGTATTCGGAGTTTGATAGGGTTTGGT encodes the following:
- a CDS encoding bifunctional protein-serine/threonine kinase/phosphatase, with protein sequence MTSNTIKSSSFSLAKRNELKGDDFYDVKTIGNLTVAIVCDGVGSASEGAEAAKRVTTYLMNNFKIRPKSWSIEKSIISFTKSINSILYQESQVNYDRSELVTTLTIVVIEGNQLYGANVGDSRVYLFRNNSLNQLSDDHSMDEAGYENVLTQAIGISDDVTPYYFENILMQDDKILLCSDGLYNIMSENRLEKGINLGAHALVKKASKLMEDNLPDDTTAVVLDILKADELEILKKQHLIIPEKLRKGEVVDGYTLEKSLIQNDRTWLCSKKTKKYVLKFAPKESIDNESILDLFVKEAWNAKRLKADFFPKAVIPKNRTMRYYVMQLFEGEDLSDYLDSKNLSIDDSVELASTLLKMSQYLLKFDLVHGDIKPHNIMVWKNSEEEIAFKIIDFGSITEIFSTQTKAGTPSFLAPERFQNEAISETTELFAIGVTLYFALTGKYPYGEIEPFQNPSFKEPKPVSFYNKNIPSWLDSVILRSIAIDKEQRYAHFTEMSYELNNPTKVKPYFTKNAPLIEKSPLLFYKSAFTIMTFVNFILIYLLLK
- a CDS encoding trypsin-like peptidase domain-containing protein, translated to MNTQNILEKYIENIMQIMTPYGSGTGFIIDDLIITNSHVVGGLKEVVISAKKVKRTIAKVIYDDPYYDLAFIKYEFDKPKNPLILATTNVEDGDTTIAIGHPYGLNYTATEGIVSRAARLQGDLEYIQIDAAINPGNSGGPLLNINGEVTGVNTFIIQNANNLGFSLPFFYLQDALSAFKAQENQSIIKCPSCKNLIEEESIEHDYCGECGVKLETARLRRKGYNPTGPTKLLEEILDSLNINVTLARRSQSSWRIDEGSARIDINYYENGIIIGDTKLCAIPRENINRVYDYLLKENDKLSYLQFSINENSIYLSYLIVDSSLSFKEGRIAIERLLKYSNRYDDILINEYGAIEQKRDEED
- a CDS encoding M3 family metallopeptidase, which gives rise to MSKFLQFQCDLDTFIDELSLRVKQNNARVEELLKTEKKTYANFVKAMQSMEEELELFFTPLSHLNSVNNSDKTQEVYTQSLPIITEYGTKLSQNIDIYKSYKAILENEKETLNYEQKKVLELNIQHFELSGAHLDDKTKARLEEINIKKSELSNNFSQNLLDATNAYEYIITDEKDVEGIPVSDKESARFEDDGETKYKFTLQMPSYIAYMTYGKNRKIREALYKAYVSRAPENGKIIEEILSLKDEMSRLLGFKNYSEYSLASKMAKDEESVLSFLYNLLNNAKEQAKNELKELQAIAPQNLESFDTAFYAELLKKEQYDIDEEEYRPYFEQKSVVNGMFEFLNRLFGISFKKVQEKLWHEKALSYDVVLDGEVRARIYLDLEARESKRGGAWMHNWQAHSIDEKGDESLASAFVVCNFPPSSDTNPSLLRHDDVVTLFHEMGHTIHHVLSSVNENEVSGVNGVEWDAVEFPSQFLENFAYEPQVLKMFALHHETKEILPDAMIEKLVKSKNFLSAIGMLRQLEFSIFDFKLHAKVHTEDEVQSLLNEIRKETALITTPEYNKFQNGFAHIFGGGYAAGYYSYKWAEVLSADAFYSVVDEGIFNSQTAKKYLDIVLNGGGAKSMGILFKELMGRDANTDQLLRLNGIK
- a CDS encoding endonuclease/exonuclease/phosphatase family protein, with the translated sequence MKIATYNIENLFDLSRSGYEYEEYVPNTKAQWNLKNYRIKLKNIAKVIKDIDADIIALQEIESLVALKDLRLTLKQQGLYYQYYKIADNKNTTIKVAILSKIPFIYTKEISVTKSYKYRNILEAKFKIKNQDLFLLVNHWKSKAGPESMRIISAKTIKKRVQELGKNKNIILLGDFNSHYEENKIFVRKRKHNDTDGITGINDILATKKYKDRVENISLKNYAFYNLWYDTEVKDRFSYIFRGKKETLDNILISQELINSSGIQYISHSIESYKAPYLFKGKNIYRWQVRRKRPHIHKGKGYSDHLAVIAKFAVN
- a CDS encoding uracil-DNA glycosylase → MFLNNDWISFLDNELKKDYFVDMCSFIDKEYKDKTIYPKYENIFRAFNLLSPLKVKVVIIGQDPYHGINQANGLAFSVSSKSKIPPSLKNIYKELIDDIGCSVPNDGDLTKWSNEGVLLINSVLSVVAGEANSHRGIGWEIFTDTVIERLSDKFENIVFILWGGPSQKKELLIDTTKHLVLKSPHPSPLSAYRGFFGSKPFSQTNKYLQSHGITEIDWCLSSQQTLL